The Mastomys coucha isolate ucsf_1 unplaced genomic scaffold, UCSF_Mcou_1 pScaffold20, whole genome shotgun sequence nucleotide sequence ATGAATGTGGTGGCttatacctttaatcacagcactaaggaagcagaggcagatggatcttggtgggttcaaggtcaacctggcctacatagctAGTTTTGAGTTAGATaggtttacacagtgagaccctatctcaacaaataaaaacctttctCCATGGCTTTGGGTTATAATTCATGTCAAGAATTATGGAGTATGGGGGAACTAAGTATGTatgatggctcatgcctatagtcccagcacttgggaggcagaggcaggtggatctcctgAGTATGAGGCCAGTCAAGAGCCACATaatgagatcccatctcaaaaaatcagattttaaagGGGGCCAAGGGTGTGAgaatgtgcctgtaatcccagcccaggGGGTGCTGGAAAGTGGAGATAGAGGAAGCTCACACACTCAAGGTCTTCCTGGCAATACAAGTGTGAGAGGTCTTGAGCTAgctgagatcttgtctcaacaaaaagCAAGCAGGAGGGGagtgtctgcttcagcttccaACATTGTTAGCTCTTCATGGCTTGGAAGAGCAAAGATGGTGTGGTGTACATCGTGAGAGCAGTGCTGCGAGAACTGGCCTAAagtgcttttttcttcttttcccttagGATGGGGAGGATGAAGCAAGTGATGGACAGAAGGACCAGGACAGTGATGAAAGTGACGACAGCTCCAGTTAGAGCCGAGTGACATGGCCACCCTGCTCACCTCTGGCGGACTCTCACTCATTTTCTCTTTGGGGTTTGAAGTCTGGTGGCATCTGCCTTTCTAACCAGAAGCATCCTGTTTGTCCATCAAGAAAGGGTGTTAATTTCCCGGTGGACTGACTTCACAGGTTGTCTAACCTCCAGGCCCCTGGTCAGGAGTCCAGTGAAGCATCCGTCGGTGGTTTGGATGAACATGGCTGAGCTGCAGTGTAGATGCTATAGCTGAGCCTTGGCGTTTTGAAACTAAAATTTAGGCCTATGGTAGCTTTGTAAATAAGTCCGTTTCTGAGTCTTATCTCAACTACCTTTTTCCTCACTTTAGATGTGTCTCATTATCCAAGGATTAGGTGAGATTGAGTTGGGGTTTGTGCAGTCGTACTGGTGCCCTAAAAGTGTGTTCCATCATCTTCCTGGACTCGACCTTCTTATCAATGATcaatgtttggtttggtttggtttggtttgtgtcaGCATCtctttacatagccctggctattgtGGTATTAGATACATTAACCAGGAGGGGTTTGAacattatttttgaatttttaaacatttttcaatatatgtgtatgggcatgtatGTGCCattgtgcatatgtggaggtcagaggacaacttatgggagtgagccctcttcttccaccatgtgggttccagggttcAAATTCCCAACCTTTACATGCTTAGCCACCTTACCAGctcccttttaaaatttttggttattagtataaaaggaaggaagacatcaTCAAACATGTGCTTGCTTTGgatgtatatatagtatttatttccACATTATTCTCAATTATGCCTGGAATCTATTTGTAAGAATCATACACAATAATTGTAGTTTATTAGAAATAGAACATCAGGAGCTAAAATAGGGgattcttctgtcttctgccaGGAAGCCCAGTCTCAGAGCTGCTGCCAGGCCCTTCCTCACTATGCCATTAAGATTATTTAATGTTTGCTAATATTTTCACTCATACCAGTATTAAAGTTGTTTTGTTGggctgttgggtttttttcttgttcacATTGGTTTGAGGAGGGAATGCTGTTTTTAAATTAGTCCTTAACCCATGTACAGATTTTTGACCCCTTCATCCTCTGCTACCCAGAGATCCATACCTGTCTTTTCTTGGCATCCCTTTCTTCACCAGCTCATCATTGTCTTTGGCATTTAAGCTGTGCTCACACTAGGCTGACTTATATGATAAGGTAATCATTACCACATGTGGACATCAGAGTTAGGTTTACTTTTAAATGGCCATTCAGCTTTAGAGTGGAAATGCTCTTTCTTGCTCAGTATCATGGTCCTAGttctgaagagaagggagaaggggatcTCCTGAACTGTCACAGCTTGACCCAAAGGCAAAATATCTGGCATGATGTCAGTTTGATTTATGTGGATAGGTCTGTGCAAGCTTTGGGTACATACCAGAGAGCTGGTGTGGCTGGCACACAGGGTCCAATGGGGACCCTTCACTTGGAGTGCTGCAAGGCAAAGGTGCACTTCTtgtaagtagcatacagcaagagAATTGAGCGAAGCATCTGTTTGCACATAGTCACTGTCATTTGGATCTGAGGCTCCTTCAGTCCTGTAGGCCACTGGTGCTCCCTGCTGATTATTTTGCAGAAGGCTGACTTGTCGGAAACTCTGAAGGTTCCAGTCCACTTGGGTGGCTGGGCTGTGATGACCCTACCAAAAACAGAATCCACTCCACTGAGGCGGACTGGCTTGGGTCTCCTCACCACTCCCTTCTTGTTACTCACGGCTCGGAGCTCTGATGTGTGACAGGGTAACTTGGGGCTCTCTCCAGGTTCCACAAGTGGGCTGTCTAGGACAAGTGTGACTTCTTGAAGGCACAACTGCACTTCAAGGTCagagggggtgtgggggaagCAAGGCGAGGCCCTAAAAGGGTGTTTGGAGGAGGGGGTAGGTGTAGTGTGCCGCAGCCATTGGAAGCTCTCATCCAGTGGGGTCCATGGTGACCAGAGCTGGTAGCCTGCCATTGACAGTCCTAAAGGAAAGGAATCAGACATGGAATCTCCCTGCTGTGCAAATTCACAGCTGTCTCATTACTGACAAGCTTAGTGGTTCCTGCACAACAGATGCCAGTACCTGATGGGTCAGGAGGTCTGGAAAGGGCAAGACACTGAAACTTCATTAAACTTTGCCAAGCCCCTGTAAGAAAGTTATCCCATTCTACAGATGATACCAATTTGTCTCAATGGAGTATCTTAATCAATGTTATGGGGTGTTGGCTGGGGGGCAAAAGTGACTGGACTTCATGATGAGACCTTATTTGAGGAGAAGAAAACCACCCATGTCTTACAAGTATTTGTAACATGTACTTTGTCAGAGCTCTCAAAGTATAATGCTTGAACTAGCAGTTTTAACATCATTAAGGATTTGATAAATATGCAAGCTCCTGGGGCCCCATCTCAGACCTACTGCCTTAGAAACGGGGTGGGGTCCAGAAGTTTGCATACATGCAAATCCCCCAAAGGTTCTGCCGCACGGTACAGTGTGCAGACTACTTACAGTGTGACTTTTAAGAAACCTCCAGTCTCTACCCATGAAGACATCCACCATAAAACAGTCCCTGGATTGGTGATTTATGCCTACTATATTCTTAACACCTGGAAGGTAGAGGTAGAGGGTCATTACAAGCTGGAGGCAAGACTGTtttacacagtgagctccaaACCTGCCAGGACtgaatacatagtgagacccagcaccccccaccccacccccagaatgTACTGGAGAGCTGGCCGgacagttaagaatacttgctcctagccgggcatggtggcgcatgcctttaatcccagcacttgggaggcagaggcaggtggatctctgagttcgaggccggcctagtctacagagtaagttccaggatagccagggctacacagagaagccctgtctcaaaaagcaaaaacaaaacagagaatacttgctcctgggagctggagagatgactcagcagttaagagcactgattgctcttctaaaggtcctgagttcaattcccagcaaccagatggtggctcacaaccacctattataataggatctaatgcccttttctggtgtgtctgaagacagctacaatgtactcatataaataaaataaataaatcttaaaaaaaaaaaaaactagaatacTTGCTACTATTTCAGggaacctgaatttggttcccagctcccatgtaGGGCATTTTACATCTGTctataactacagctccagaggatccaatgggGGAATTTTCTGTCTTCTGCCAATACCTGAgcatatagatatacacatataagtcttaggcaggtgatctctgaaatcaaggatagccagggatacataagGAGATcctgtccaaaacaaaacaaaaaacaaagacttaaCAACAGCAGAAAACCCAACCCCAAAACAAAATTATTACTGGGACAGTCTCTTGTCCCTAAAAGCATTCTGACAGAAGAGAACTCTAGAGTGCTGGGCAGCTTACACAGCCCCTTGGAAGAGATACAATCCATAAGGGAGAGTTTGAAGGCTAGCCTTTAAAATTTGTTCATTGACTCTCCCATGTAAAGgtttatatgtttttatacatAAGATACCTACTGGATAATGCCTTGAATTCTCCTTATGTGCGTGCTGGGAGCATATTTAAACTCAAAATTTATCCAAGTAGAATTTTGATTTTCTGTCATTCTACTTCCAAATTGACAGTGTCTACTGAATTCAGGAGAAGCTAGCCTTTTCTAAGCACCTTCCTCTTATGTGAAGGACCATTACAAGTCCCATTTCTGTATAGGTCGCATGCTCTGACCCATCTTACCTATTCGGCCCCAGCAGGTAGGTTCTTTTTTTCAGCCAAGTCTAAGTCTTTGTCCCCTCGTTAACATCAAGACAGACTGTCCAGTAGTTACTGTCACCAAAAGGCTGCCACCTCCACAGTGAggctcaatacacacacacacacatatgtaacatttCAACATGAAAATGCCCTTTGACAATGATTAGGACTAAGTTAATTCGCTGATTTCCTCTAGTTGATAGCATCTCTCAAGTTTATGCAGTACGTTTGCAAGTTGCTATGTTTCCTATATCTGGGCTGCCTTAGGAAGAGAAACTTACACTCGGAGTACAGCTGTCTATTCCAAACTGCTTTTGAAAGGCATTCAGTGCTAGATATCTTGAATTTAAGAGCAGATATCCAGTGCTGTCATCTCGGGACTTGAGAGGCACAGCCCCTTGGAAGAGATACAATCCATAAGGGAGAGTTTGAAGGCTAGCCTTTAAAATTTGTTCATTGACTCTCCCATGTAAaggtatatatgtttttatacataAGATAcctacttgagaggctgaagcagaattGCTATGAGTTCAATAACTGCCTGGGCTGCAAAGGTTATggccttgtctggaaaaacaaaaacatacaaacaaaacctcTAGAGGGGGTCTCTGGCACACCGCCATGGCAGAGTGGATGGAGAGTATTAATgcctctaaatattttttaaaattcatttatagaCTCAtcaccttaaaaaagaaacagcaaaagcAAACAGAGCTTTGTCCAACCTAAACCAATAGGGATGGGAGGACTTTGGACTCCAGGTCTTTCCACTCCTTCTTTCaaggtttaaataaaaatggttctGCCTAGTCCCCAGCATCACCTGGAGTAGGGATAGGGGGTGATCTAGGGATTCTATACAAGCTGCTGTTCTAGCCCCACACGGGGGAACACTTAGTTCCCCTGTCCAAAAAAGGCATCGTTTTTATTGGCGCCTTCCTTCTAAGGAACCAGGATCCTCGATTTCCCCACCTGGGAAAGGGGACGGCAGCGCCAAAGTGCAGCTGTAGTCCTCATGAACTGTGAAAAGATCCCGAGAGGCTGGAGTGCTTCGAGAACAGGCTTGTCTCCCTGGAAGTCCCTCCCCCTGAGCGGGAGCCACACGGCCCTGGCCAAGGCCGGGGCAGTGTTGGGAGCCCGGGCCCGGACCCACCATCACCATCCGGGCCGGGGGCTCACCTACTAAACTCCACTCCGATTGCAAGCTCCAGGGTAGATGCTGCATCTTTTCTCCACTCGACGCCTAGCAACCGCCTTTGTGACTCAGGCCCCGGGAGGCAGGGGCCGGGCGGGGGAGGGCGTGGGGCGGGGATGTAGCTGGAAACGTGGGTCTAGAAGACCTCTGACTTGAACAGCTCCAGCCACACCTTCAGTTCCTTTCTATCCCTGCATTACACCTGTGTGCATTTGACAGGGGCATAGAGgacaaccctccctccccccacatcAAAGATTGTGGTCAGATTCCAAGACTTGTAGTTAGTGTTAAATTAACCTTTATTTATTATACCCTGGTCACACTGTGCAGTGCTTGAAAAGGTTTTTATTACTGTACTGGAAGGACTCCAATACAAGAAAAGAGAATTATAAATGTTCACCCGTTAAGAAAAGAGAAGAACCCACACGTTCCCTTAACTTTCTGACTGAAAACTTGTCTTCTTTAACTTCAAAAGATCATTTTAAgtttgtgtttgcctgtgtgggTT carries:
- the Fancd2os gene encoding FANCD2 opposite strand protein isoform X3; translation: MAGYQLWSPWTPLDESFQWLRHTTPTPSSKHPFRASPCFPHTPSDLEVQLCLQEVTLVLDSPLVEPGESPKLPCHTSELRAVSNKKGVVRRPKPVRLSGVDSVFGRVITAQPPKWTGTFRVSDKSAFCKIISREHQWPTGLKEPQIQMTVTMCKQMLRSILLLYATYKKCTFALQHSK
- the Fancd2os gene encoding FANCD2 opposite strand protein isoform X2 → MQHLPWSLQSEWSLVGLSMAGYQLWSPWTPLDESFQWLRHTTPTPSSKHPFRASPCFPHTPSDLEVQLCLQEVTLVLDSPLVEPGESPKLPCHTSELRAVSNKKGVVRRPKPVRLSGVDSVFGRVITAQPPKWTGTFRVSDKSAFCKIISREHQWPTGLKEPQIQMTVTMCKQMLRSILLLYATYKKCTFALQHSK
- the Fancd2os gene encoding FANCD2 opposite strand protein isoform X1 gives rise to the protein MVMVGPGPGSQHCPGLGQGRVAPAQGEGLPGRQACSRSTPASRDLFTVHEDYSCTLALPSPFPGLSMAGYQLWSPWTPLDESFQWLRHTTPTPSSKHPFRASPCFPHTPSDLEVQLCLQEVTLVLDSPLVEPGESPKLPCHTSELRAVSNKKGVVRRPKPVRLSGVDSVFGRVITAQPPKWTGTFRVSDKSAFCKIISREHQWPTGLKEPQIQMTVTMCKQMLRSILLLYATYKKCTFALQHSK